In Marinobacter qingdaonensis, the genomic stretch TATGCACCATCGGGGTCGTTAATCAGGAACTCGACCGCCGAATCCAGAAGGACCGAGCGATGCGGGAGTGCCGCCCCGGCCTTCTGCTTGCGATCGGAGGTCATAGGGAAAGCGCCTCCATCTCCGGCGGCATGTCGTCGTCGCCGGAGGACTCATCGAGCCAGGCGAACCAGCGCTCTTCGCTCCACAACTCCAGCTTTTTTCCCTGGCCAATCAGCATCAGCTTTTTCTCGAGGTAGGCGTAACTTCTCAGTGTCGGCGGAATCAGGATACGCCCGGCGGAGTCCAGCTCCATGGGCGCGGCATTACCAAGCAGTAACCGCTGCAGCCGACGGGCCGCCTTGTTCATGTTCGGCAAGGCCTCAATTTTCGGACGCAACTCTTCCCACTCGGGCTCGGGATAGACCAGCAGGCAGCGCTCTTCGTCGGCGTTGGCCGTCAATACAATGCGACCGCCACAGGTCTGCGCGAGTTCCTCGCGGACCTTGGCGGGGATCGCCAGGCGACCCTTTGCATCCATATTGATGGCATGACTGCCGAGAAAATTGCTCATTTATGCCGTCTCAGAGAGCCTCAAATCCACAAAAAACCACTAGAAACCACTTTTTCCCACTTCTGCACACTATAGAAACACCCAAATCACAATGCAAGCGCCGCAAGCGGCGTCGCACTGGCAAAAGTTCCTTTAATGACAAGCAGTTACAGCCAAGGATTTGAGAAGCTGACTAGATTACGGTAAAGAAAGGATGAAAAATCAATCACCTGCAGAAACGTCTGAAGAAGGCAAGTTAGGTGTAAGAATTTTTGGCTATAACAGAGAACATCGACAACATGCCGACATAATATGAGAAAGAAAGGAGAAGCTCGCCGATAAGCCGGGTTCTGTCGTGGACAGTCATTCATCTAGGACCTGCGTCACCACAGGCCTCAAGCAACCTACCCGAATCCAGCGCGGGCCACGCCATTGGATTCCTATTTGGTCTTGCTCCAGGTGGGGTTTACCATCGCCGTGGACTGTTGCCAGCCACGCGGTGCGCTCTTACCGCACCGTTTCACCCTTACCGGCGCCCGAAGGCGCTTAGGCGGTCTGCTTTCTGTTGCACTTTCCGTCGGCTCACGCCGCCCAGGCGTTACCTGGCACCTTGCCCTGCGGAGCCCGGACTTTCCTCCCCCGGCGATGGCCGGCGGCGACTGTCTGGCGAGCTCGGGCGAGACAATACTCCTGCCCCTCCAGCCTTGCAAGGAAAAGAACCCGTTAATCGCCCTGCTTCAACGCCAGCGCCCGTTGGTACATCTCGTTCTTCGGACGCCCACTGAGCTCGGACGCGAGCTTGGCCACTTTCTTGACCGGCAGCTCCGGCAACAGCAGACGAATCAGGCGATCCACATCCAGGGCGCCCGCCTGTTCCGCGTCGGCGACCGGCTCGACGCCCCGCACCATCACCACAAACTCACCCTTGGTGCCGTGAGGATCGGCCGCCAGGGCCGACTGCACCTCACGCACCGATCCGGCGTAGAAGGTTTCAAAGGCCTTCGTCAACTCGCGGCCAAGCACCAGTTCCCGCGACTCGCCAAGCACCTCGGCCATGTCATCGACGGCATCGAGAATTCGGTGCGGCGACTCGTAGAACACCAGCGTTGCCGATTCCCGCGCCAGCTCGGTCAACGCCGACCGCCGACCCGTGCGTTTGGCAGGCAGAAACCCGACAAACAGGAACCGGTCGGTCGGCAGACCCGCAGCACTCAGGGCGGTAACCAGCGCACACGGCCCCGGAATCGGCGTTACCGTCAGCCCTCGGTCCCGGGCCGCGCGCACCAGCACATAGCCCGGATCGGAAATCAGCGGCGTGCCGGCATCGGAGATCAGCGCTACGCTGCGCCCCGATTCCAGCTCCGCCAACAAGGCGCCAGCCCGGTCGCGCTCATTGTGGTCGTGCAGCGCGATCAGGCGCTTGTGCAGCCCCAGATGCTGCAGCAGTCGACCGCTGTGGCGGGTATCTTCGGCCGCAACCACGTCCACCCCGGCCAGGACCTTTTCGGCCCGGGGCGAGAGGTCATCCAGATTGCCGATCGGGGTCGCCACTATATAAAGCACCCCGGCTGCGCCGACACTGGTTTCCGCTGCCGGTCTCGTCTCGTCGTCCACGTTTTTCAAACTGCCTGCCTCATTAATGCCGCCCGCCCATGACACTTACGTCATGTGAATTGAATCGGGAGCTGTTAAACTTGCCACCGTTGGATCGGCGCCACAAGCCCAATTATCCGGAGTACTTCGAGCTTGCCATGATCAGAATCCCCAGCAATCACCGAGCCCTAGCCACGGCACTCACCGTCGCCCTGCTGTCCGCAGGCTGCGCCAGCGTGAACCTCCAGACCCACGTCGCCCAGACCCCGGATCAGGCGCTGGAGCTGGCCGGACAGGAGCAGAACCGTGAGACCGCGCAACGCTACCTGCTGCGAATCGCCAGCCGATTCCAGGACCAGGGCGATCACCAGGCGGCGCGTACGCTACTGCAAAGCGAGCAACTGGCGCAATTGGCGCCAAGCCTGGAAAACCAGCAGCGACTGCTGGCGATGGCCAGCGCCACGGCACTGAAGGATGAACGCTGGGCTCGCGAGCTGACCGAAGACCTTGCCCCCGACGCCATCATCAACTACGAACCGGAACTGATGGGCCTTGCCGCGCAACTGCAAGCCCAGACCTACGAACTGGCCGGCCAACCGCTGCCAGGGGCCATGACACTGGTGCTGCTGACCCAGACCGACAGCAACGCCAACCCCCAGCAACTTCATGACCAGATCTGGCAACTGCTGACGGCCGCTGACGACACCGAACTCGAATCGACCACCCAGTCCGCCATCGGCTACGAGGCCGAAGGCTGGCTGGAATTGACCGCCGCCGTGCGCGCGTCGAGCAACGAACTGGACCAACAGGGCCGCGCCATCCGCAGCTGGCAGAACAACTGGCCCGGCCATCCCGCGGCCCAGGTACTGCCCTCTGAGCTGCAGCTGATTGCCACCCTGGTCGACAGCCGACCGGAAAAAATCGCCCTTGCGCTTCCCCTGAATGGCCCGCTGGCCTCGGCCGGCAAAGCCATCCGCGACGGCTTCATCGCCGCCTATTACATGGACTCGTCCGCGGACCGGGACGCCACCGACATTCGAGTGATTGATACCTCCAGCTCGGCTTTTGCCGAGCTTTATCAGGAGCTATCGGACGATGACATCGACCTGATCGTGGGCCCGCTGGAAAAGGAAGCGCTGGCCAGCCTGAGCACCATGAACACGCTCCCGGTGCCCGCCCTGGGCCTGAACTACCTGCCCGCGGGCAAGCGCGCCCCGGAAGGCCTCTACCAGTTCGGCCTCTCCGCCGAGGACGAGGCGCGCCAGATTGCCGACCGTCTGGCGGCCGAGGACATTCGTCAGGCTCTGGTGCTGATTCCCCAGGGCGAGTGGGGCGATCGAGTGGAAACGGCGCTGAAAGAGCGCATGGCCCGTCATGGCACCGTAGCCCTGGACGTGGAACGCTTCTTCCGGGACGACAACCTGCGCGCCGTCACCGCCGATCTGCTCGGCATCACCGTGTCCCGGGACCGGGCCATCCAGGTGGAGCGAACCATTGGCCTGGACGTCGAATTCGAACCTCGACGCCGCCAGGACGCCGAGGCCATTGTCATGGTCGCGGAACCCACCATCGCGCGTCAGTTCAAGCCGCTGTTTGCCTATTACTTCGGCGGTGATTTGCCCGTGTTCTCACCGTCAATCGTGTACGAAGGCAGCCCGGATCCGGCCCGGGATCGAGATCTTGACCGGGTGATCTTCACCGACACCCCCTGGGTCCTGGCATCGGACAACGAGCTGCGGGCCCGCGCCGACCAGCACCTGTCCGGCACCCGCGGCCAGCTCGGGCGCCTGTTTGCCATGGGCGCCGATGCCTGGCAACTCAGCAAGCGCCTGCCCCTGCTTCGCCAGGTCGACAGCGCCTCCATCCAGGGCCAGACCGGCGTCCTGACCATGACCGGCGAGGGCAGTATTCATCGGGAACAACTTTGGGCCCAGTTCCAGAATGGCAGCCCGCAGTTGCTGGCCGCTCCGGATCCCCGGCAG encodes the following:
- the mraZ gene encoding division/cell wall cluster transcriptional repressor MraZ, translated to MSNFLGSHAINMDAKGRLAIPAKVREELAQTCGGRIVLTANADEERCLLVYPEPEWEELRPKIEALPNMNKAARRLQRLLLGNAAPMELDSAGRILIPPTLRSYAYLEKKLMLIGQGKKLELWSEERWFAWLDESSGDDDMPPEMEALSL
- the rsmI gene encoding 16S rRNA (cytidine(1402)-2'-O)-methyltransferase; its protein translation is MDDETRPAAETSVGAAGVLYIVATPIGNLDDLSPRAEKVLAGVDVVAAEDTRHSGRLLQHLGLHKRLIALHDHNERDRAGALLAELESGRSVALISDAGTPLISDPGYVLVRAARDRGLTVTPIPGPCALVTALSAAGLPTDRFLFVGFLPAKRTGRRSALTELARESATLVFYESPHRILDAVDDMAEVLGESRELVLGRELTKAFETFYAGSVREVQSALAADPHGTKGEFVVMVRGVEPVADAEQAGALDVDRLIRLLLPELPVKKVAKLASELSGRPKNEMYQRALALKQGD
- a CDS encoding penicillin-binding protein activator, whose amino-acid sequence is MPPLDRRHKPNYPEYFELAMIRIPSNHRALATALTVALLSAGCASVNLQTHVAQTPDQALELAGQEQNRETAQRYLLRIASRFQDQGDHQAARTLLQSEQLAQLAPSLENQQRLLAMASATALKDERWARELTEDLAPDAIINYEPELMGLAAQLQAQTYELAGQPLPGAMTLVLLTQTDSNANPQQLHDQIWQLLTAADDTELESTTQSAIGYEAEGWLELTAAVRASSNELDQQGRAIRSWQNNWPGHPAAQVLPSELQLIATLVDSRPEKIALALPLNGPLASAGKAIRDGFIAAYYMDSSADRDATDIRVIDTSSSAFAELYQELSDDDIDLIVGPLEKEALASLSTMNTLPVPALGLNYLPAGKRAPEGLYQFGLSAEDEARQIADRLAAEDIRQALVLIPQGEWGDRVETALKERMARHGTVALDVERFFRDDNLRAVTADLLGITVSRDRAIQVERTIGLDVEFEPRRRQDAEAIVMVAEPTIARQFKPLFAYYFGGDLPVFSPSIVYEGSPDPARDRDLDRVIFTDTPWVLASDNELRARADQHLSGTRGQLGRLFAMGADAWQLSKRLPLLRQVDSASIQGQTGVLTMTGEGSIHREQLWAQFQNGSPQLLAAPDPRQEREPAESGNRIGTGTDSDQ